ACCGCAATGGCGCCGATGGACGAGACAGGCTCGTGCTGGAAGAGCGGCTTCCAGGAGATTCCGGCGTCCGTCGTCTTCCAGACGCCACCGGCGACCGAACCAAAATAAAATACGCTCGGATTGCCGATGACTCCGCTGACTGCTTCTGTGCGGCCGCCACGGAACGGGCCGACCTGGCGCCACGACATTCCAGCAAGCGAATCCTTGGCCAAGGTCTGCGCGACTGTTGGAACAGAAACGGCAAAACCAGCCATGACCAGAACCGCGACGGAAACGAAGAGGCTTGCTCTTGCTCGTAACATTGCTTGCATCCAACTCCTCCTATGCCAGATAAACATCGGAAAATCGTTCGCCAAAGCGCGAATACTCCGGTTCCGCGCGCTGCAACTCAAATTCAACCAGCGGCAAATCCTAAACGCCAGATCTGCAAACGGTCCGCCGTCGAAGAGGCGTATGTATATCCCATTCGCGGCAAAAAATGAATACTACAGTTGATCGTATCGGAGCCGACGAGCGCACACCCCGCAGAGCACAGCGCAATTGCCCACAGCAAGGTTAGAAGGACGGCGGCAACGGGAGCCGCGTTACAAAAATCGTCGAGCGCCACGCTCAAAATCCGCGATTATAATGTTCTGCTAAGTTTTCCATCCCAGATTGTTTAGTGGAGAGCAAGCATGAAGAGCTTCGACAGTTTGTCCGAGCAGGAAGTTTTGGCGTTGGCAATTTCACTCGAAGAAGACGATGAGCGCATTTACGCCGACTACGCCGAAGGCTTGCGCGGTGAGTACGCAGAAACTGCCGCGGCATTTGATGACATGCGCGGAGAGGAATCCGAACATCGCCGGCGCTTGATTGAACTCTATCGGCAGCGATTCGGCGAGCATATCCCGCTGATTCGGCGCACCGACGTCAAGGGATTCGTGAAGCGCCAGCCTATTTGGCTGGCGAAACCGCTTCGGCTCGGGGCCATCCGGAGTCAAGCTAGCGCGATGGAAGAGGAAACGCGGCGCTTCTATGAGAAGGCGGCGTCCCGGGCACACGACGCGAGCACACGCCAGCTTCTTGACGATCTGGCGCAGGTGGAACGCACGCACGAGCATCGTGCGAAAGGCGATCTCGACTCGACTGTGTCTCTGCACGAGGATGAAGCACGCAAGAAGCTGCTCGTCTTGCAGATTGTCCAGCCGGGCTTAGCGGGACTGATGGATGGTTCGGTTTCGACGCTAGCGCCCGTGTTTGCCGCGGCCTTCGCCAGTCACAAGACTTGGACGGCGTTTCTCGTCGGACTTGCTGCATCGTTGGGAGCAGGAATCAGCATGGGATTCGCGGAGGCACTTTCGGATGACGGTAGCTTGACTGGGCGCGGCCTACCGTGGATTCGCGGCCTGGTCTGCGGATTGATGACTACGCTCGGAGGGATCGGGCACACGCTGCCGTTCCTCATTGGCCAGTTCAATCTCGCTCTGGGTATTGCGATCGCCGTTGTTCTCATCGAATTAGCGACGATCACATGGGTCCGGCGACGCTACATGGACACGCCGATTTTCTCCGCTGCTCTGCAAGTCGCTTTGGGCGGCGCGATTGTCTTTGCCACCGGCGTGCTCATCGGCAGTTGGTAAGCAAGAATGCCAGCGCGAATTTGGAACAGGAATTAAAGAAACTGACCGGCGAATCTGGTTTTTTGATTCCGGCAACGGACGCCACCGTGCAAATGATCACGATGCATAGAAGCGCGGCGGTTGGTTTTCGCAGTCAACCACTCATCGACCGTGAACTTCTCTCAACCCTGCGCCCGACATGCAGCTTCGTCCTCACAATTTGAACTTGGTGCCCGGGGCGGGAGTCGAACCCGCACGACCGTTTAAGGGTCCGAGGATTTTAAGTCCCCTGCGTATGCCATTCCGCCACCCGGGCACCGCGCGCAAGCCTATCGTATCAAAAGCTCGCAGCAATATCGCGCAAGGGAAAAGTTCTCCCTGGAATTCGCGTGTCAAACTGAAGAGGGCGAAATGATCAACGGCGACCGGCGTTAGCTGCGACTGCGAGCCTTATGCAAACGCCTGAGAAGTTGAATTTGCCCAGCGTGATAAACGTCGTGAAAAGCGACGCCGGCAATCTGCGCGCTCGCGATTCCTCTGTGTCCAGGCGCCGGACGGCCAAGCGCGTTCGACGCAAATTTTGCAACAACCTCACGCAACTTTTTGTGTTCTCCGTCGAGTAGCTTCAGGTCCGCACGCCACGCTTTTTCGCCGAGTGAGCCGGATCGCACAAACCAATTGCGCCCGGATAGCGCAAAACGGTCACGCTTTTCGCCGAGCAGCCTGCATCGCACGGCATATTTCCAATAAGCTGCGTGGACGACGATCTCCCAAATATTATGACGCCCCGGAGCAGGACGCCAGGCGGCATCGCGCGCGCTGAGTCCGCGCACCGATGCGCGAAGGTTCGGCCCGTGCCAGGCTGGCTTCGAATATCCCTCGTCGAGCAATCGAAGCAGCTTGGCGATTTCTGCGGCGGGCATCTTGCCGCCTCCCCTGCGGATGAAAATGCGCGCCCGGCCACGGCCAGGTTGCATCAGCCATTATAATGAATCCGACGCAGCCCGCTGTTGCACACAGCTTATTGCCCATCGCAATTCACTGCGAGTGTATAAACAACCATTCAGACTCGGCGGCACAAAATAATTAACGGCCGTTAATGCGCGTCCGTAACCAGATGTACGTTCTTTAATTCTTTGATTTCAGTGATGGCAATCGCTCGCGTGCCCTCGCGCTCGTATAAGGTCCCTGTCACCTGGACATATTTCCCAATGTAAGGCATCAATTTCTGATGCTGGTCCACATCAGGCATGGAACTGGAAATTGGGAAATACATTCTCCCAGCCTTCGTCAGGATGATGAGCGGCGACCCGCGCTTGGCGCAGTCCAATGCGCATTGCAGATTGAAATTTGTTGCCGTCGCGGCAGTATTCTGGATCGGGCATGCAATGTCGCGAACCAGCCCCTCTATCGTTACCTTGGGTGGATTTGCAGATGGCGAAGATGCCGTCTTGGAATCCTGCGGCTGGCCAAATGCCAGACCCGCAACCAGGCAAAATAATAGACAAATATGCGAAATAATCTTCATTTATGACTCCTTCATTAGACGCATTGGATTGTGCAACATCTGCGAACTCTCTAAGGATCACATCTTCCTGGGCGCTGCTCGCCACTGTCGCTCAAATTCGGCTACGCAAGAGCAGGAACAGATGAATTTTCCGCCTGACATTCCAGGCCTTATGAGCAGCCCTTGATTTCACGCGGCGAGACACCCAAGATCCGCTTCATATGCGCGGCCAAATGGCTCTGATGGGTGAAGCCCATTTCCAGAGCGACCTGACTGATCGAAGCCCTTTCCTGCCGCAACGCTAACGCCGCGCGTTCGACTCTGCGGCGAATTACATATTGATGCACGGGCATCCCCAGAGATTTGCGGAACAAAACCTTCAGATGCGAGACGCTCACGTCCGCGATGCGCGCGATGGCCTCAAGCGAGAGATCCTCGCCGAGATTGTCCTCGATATAGGAAACCACCTGCCGAAGCTTGCGTGCGGGCAAGCCTCCGTTCGGCGAAGCGTGCTTGCCGCCTAGCGAGCTATGGTTTCGCAATAGCTGCACGCCAAGCGCAGTCGCAAGGCTCTGCAGGAAGAGGCTCCCATTCGGATATCCCTGCTCCATTTCGGCCATCAGCGCCCAGCCGATATGCTCGATCTGCCTGTCTCGAATATGGAATCGATCGCGGAGCTGCAAACCCCGGGGATCCAACCCTGATTCTTGCGCAAGCCGCTCAAGAAATTTTGTCGAAATGCTGAGGAGAAGAGCAGTGTCTGTCTCCTTCATTTCCCAGCGCGCCGGCATTCCGCTCGGGATGATGTCGATATCGCCGTGAATTGCCAAGCCGCTGTACTTTTCATTTCCATGCCGGCATTCCAGCCGGACAGGCCTCCCAACGTGAATGGCTACGACGGATCTTGTGCGGCTGGGAGCTTCCACCACGCCGGGCGTATCGGCTTGCAGAATGACGCGAATCTGGCTCGATGCCGGTCCTGAGTCCAGTATTCTTATCGGCGAGGCAGGCTCGCGCAGGACCGCGGCGGTTTGCGGGTTCATTTGACCTTTTACACCGAAATTTACTTTACAAATTCGCTCGGCCCGCAAGGACCTGCGCGGGCTCCTGAGCACACCCCTATATGCCTGACGACATCAGTTGCCGTCCCGGCCAAAATGGTTGCTTTTGTCGATGTTGGAAGGCAAGGAACGCCCAAGGACTTCGCAATGTTCTGCTAATGTTTCGTTGTTTTCGAGAAGACCTGCAAATTCACTTTCTGTCCGAATTTGCTCTACCCCGCCCAATCATGAGCGACTCACTTAACGTTCCTAGGTCATCATGATGAAGCTATCTAGCCTGTATTTTCGAATATCGTCGAGTTCTCTCTCCGCAGGATGGGATGCAAACATCGGAGGGACTCTAAGAGGATGGCTTCAGTAATCGGGGCAAATTAACCAGAAATGTTTCGGCGCGGGCATTCCGCAATGTCGCGGAAGGCGATCTTCGGTCGGCGGTGCTGTTACTCCTACCCCAGGCTCTGCCGCAACCGATAGCTGAGAATTGAGGCTGGAGGGTTCCTCCAGTCTCAATTCCTGAGCGATGGATAGGAGGACGCGCATAGTTCCTTCCGTTCACTATAGAGTTTGCTGATCTCTATACAGTCACAGCCTTCAATCAGCGGGGTATAAGTTGTAGAATGGGGTGGGATCGGAGACGTCCAAAAATGAAAAGGCTAATGATTCTTGCCTCATGTATCGCCGCATTCCTCGGAGTCTTGACAATTGGCTCTCAATCGGTCGCGCAGGGAAATTCTCAAGCGGCGGCGGCCAATGCCAACACGGATCGTAGGCCGGTGCTTGTTGAGTTGTTTACGGCTGAGGGCTGCTCGTCCTGCCCGCCGGCTGAAAAGTTGCTTGCCGCCCTTGAAGCCCGCCAACCGGCGTCAAACGCCGAGATCATCCCTCTCGAGGAGCACGTCGATTATTGGAACCATGATGGCTGGACTGATCCATTTTCATCTTCAGACTGGACTGCTCGACAGCAAGATTATGTCTTTAAGTTCAAGGAAAGCTCCCCGTACACTCCGGAAATGGTTGTCGATGGGGATGCGCATTTCAACGGGAGTATGGGCCATACGGCGGTCATGGCAATTGAAGCCGCTGCTCGCCAGCCTGAAACGGAAATTACAGTGTCGTCCGGCCAGCCAGGATCACATGACGCTGAAGCTTTCAGCGTGAAAGTCGCTGCCATTCAGGGCGACCCCCAAGGCGATACGGCCGACGTTTGGCTCGCGATAACCGAAACCGGACTTCATTCCAATGTGACCGCTGGTGAGAACGCAGGACAAGAGCTTTATCATGTTGCCGTCATGCGATACCTCCATAAGATCGGTGTCGTACATTCAGACAGCGATCCCATCGCATATAGCGGCACCGCTGAAGTGAAGCTGAAATCCAATTGGAAGCTCGAAAATTTGTCCGTAGTCGTTTTCGTGCAGGATAAGAAGAGCCTGCGCGTCCTCGGCGTTGCTTCGGCCAAGGTATCAAGCTAATAAGAGTCGTGCTTTCTTCGCTCGGCCAGCTGAGTAGCCGATAACGTTGTCTTGCTGCTTGCCAAATTTTTGACTTCAGAGTTGATTACAGAAGGACACTCGAACGCCACCGTCGATTTTGCATAAAATATCCCTTGACTTCCCCTGTTGTATCCATACACTCCCGAATTTCACGAACTGATTTCAAATTGAGAGTCTCGCGGCGTGTCTCTCTTGCTCGCCGTGAGACTCGGGTCTTACGATGAACATCTTCCACCATGACTGGCGTCGCTGGGCCGGTCATGTCATTTGTCTCGGCACTGCATGTATCTTTGAGGGATTGGCATCCATACTGAATACAGGCGGGGCGTCCTCTGCCATGATGTTTTCGACTGCTGGTCCTCCACCTGGGGAGAATCCATTCGACGAATTTGGTGATTTGCGAACCGGGGATTCGTCTTTATGGCGCGGTGGCGCTAAACTTGCAACCTTTTCGGAAGCAAAGAATGCTATGAACGGAATTCTTGGGGAAACTTTTGCAGGTCCTCGCCATTAAAGGAGCAAAAA
This region of Candidatus Acidiferrales bacterium genomic DNA includes:
- a CDS encoding ferritin family protein — encoded protein: MKSFDSLSEQEVLALAISLEEDDERIYADYAEGLRGEYAETAAAFDDMRGEESEHRRRLIELYRQRFGEHIPLIRRTDVKGFVKRQPIWLAKPLRLGAIRSQASAMEEETRRFYEKAASRAHDASTRQLLDDLAQVERTHEHRAKGDLDSTVSLHEDEARKKLLVLQIVQPGLAGLMDGSVSTLAPVFAAAFASHKTWTAFLVGLAASLGAGISMGFAEALSDDGSLTGRGLPWIRGLVCGLMTTLGGIGHTLPFLIGQFNLALGIAIAVVLIELATITWVRRRYMDTPIFSAALQVALGGAIVFATGVLIGSW
- a CDS encoding AraC family transcriptional regulator; translated protein: MNPQTAAVLREPASPIRILDSGPASSQIRVILQADTPGVVEAPSRTRSVVAIHVGRPVRLECRHGNEKYSGLAIHGDIDIIPSGMPARWEMKETDTALLLSISTKFLERLAQESGLDPRGLQLRDRFHIRDRQIEHIGWALMAEMEQGYPNGSLFLQSLATALGVQLLRNHSSLGGKHASPNGGLPARKLRQVVSYIEDNLGEDLSLEAIARIADVSVSHLKVLFRKSLGMPVHQYVIRRRVERAALALRQERASISQVALEMGFTHQSHLAAHMKRILGVSPREIKGCS
- a CDS encoding DUF1223 domain-containing protein; its protein translation is MLVELFTAEGCSSCPPAEKLLAALEARQPASNAEIIPLEEHVDYWNHDGWTDPFSSSDWTARQQDYVFKFKESSPYTPEMVVDGDAHFNGSMGHTAVMAIEAAARQPETEITVSSGQPGSHDAEAFSVKVAAIQGDPQGDTADVWLAITETGLHSNVTAGENAGQELYHVAVMRYLHKIGVVHSDSDPIAYSGTAEVKLKSNWKLENLSVVVFVQDKKSLRVLGVASAKVSS
- a CDS encoding DinB family protein, translated to MPAAEIAKLLRLLDEGYSKPAWHGPNLRASVRGLSARDAAWRPAPGRHNIWEIVVHAAYWKYAVRCRLLGEKRDRFALSGRNWFVRSGSLGEKAWRADLKLLDGEHKKLREVVAKFASNALGRPAPGHRGIASAQIAGVAFHDVYHAGQIQLLRRLHKARSRS